In the genome of Notamacropus eugenii isolate mMacEug1 chromosome 5, mMacEug1.pri_v2, whole genome shotgun sequence, one region contains:
- the IGFLR1 gene encoding IGF-like family receptor 1 — protein sequence MWLHLLWGATLLCRTLGTTPVSRYCGFLEYWDHKRQCCRRCLERFGPPDCPDYEFTRHCGLSDRGDHLDFPFARCPPGLCNRAWAEQCSPCLDHPQPPSWGPSQPPATRQRGLGNRCGEEPIPPRNQCQWENVTISTKSSSSVSSLGPGGTSGPPTSLQPWVTPKSFAGSTAWYVVGITALLVGGLLVSAALQTLLGRPENKEKAAEAGEACKFFPLTEGSVPPSLACQPLSRLLDELEVLEELIVLLDPEPGPRGGCAWGTTRHLAARYGLPASWATFAYSLRPAHSPLRALLETVTAQDPTAQLGQLAVHLGQLGRGDALGVLHKLRG from the exons ATGTGGCTCCACCTGCTCTGGGGTGCCACACTCCTCTGCCGGACCTTGGGGACCACCCCCGTCTCCAGGTACTGCGGCTTTCTAGAGTACTGGGACCATAAACGCCAATGCTGCCGACGGTGTCTGGAGCGCTTCGGACCCCCTGACTGCCCGG aTTACGAGTTCACCCGGCATTGTGGGCTCAGTGACCGTGGGGACCACTTGGATTTCCCCTTTGCTCGGTGCCCACCTGGGCTATGCAACAGGGCCTGGGCTGAGCAGTGCAGTCCATGTCTGGACCATCCTCAGCCCCCATCTTGGGGCCCCTCTCAACCCCCAGCAACCCGACAAAGAGGATTGGGAAACCGCTGTGGTGAG GAACCCATACCCCCCAGGAATCAGTGCCAGTGGGAAAATGTAACAATATCCACAAAATCCTCATCTTCAGTAAGCTCCCTAGGTCCAGGTGGGACCAGTGGACCCCCTACATCTCTCCAGCCCTGGGTAACTCCAAAAT CCTTTGCAGGGAGCACAGCCTGGTATGTGGTGGGTATTACCGCCCTCCTGGTGGGAGGCCTGCTTGTTTCAGCAGCTTTACAGACATTATTGGGGCGGCCTGAAAACAAGGAGAAGGCAGCAGAAGCTGGGGAAGCCTGCAAGTTCTTCCCCCTAACAGAAGGGTCTG TGCCCCCCAGCTTGGCATGCCAGCCCCTCTCACGACTTCTGGATGAACTGGAGGTATTGGAAGAGCTGATTGTCCTACTGGACCCTGAGCCTGGGCCCCGTGGGGGCTGTGCCTGGGGAACCACCCGCCACCTGGCTGCCCGTTATGGCCTCCCAGCCTCCTGGGCCACCTTCGCCTACTCCCTGAGGCCAGCCCACTCCCCACTTCGTGCCCTGCTGGAGACGGTGACTGCTCAGGATCCCACTGCCCAGCTAGGACAGCTGGCTGTCCACCTGGGCCAACTGGGGCGTGGAGATGCCCTAGGTGTGCTGCATAAGCTCAG GGGATGA
- the U2AF1L4 gene encoding splicing factor U2AF 26 kDa subunit → MRPTTSSFFLTFSPQLSQGPVLSASPSGSASPASRHAGKGGPGHPSHAGAPRSPLDFNSQESAPQSPPQKRLISPEVTHEADRWRERVKMAEYLASIFGTEKDKVNCSFYFKIGACRHGDRCSRLHNKPTFSQTIVLLNLYRNPQNTAQTADGSHCHVSDVEVQEHYDSFFEEVFTELQEKYGQIEEMNVCDNLGDHLVGNVYVKFRREEDAERAVTELNNRWFNGQAVQAELSPVTDFRESCCRQYEMGECTRGGFCNFMHLRPISRDLRRQLYGRGPRRRAPSPTRPGGGHRPRERNRRRSPDHRHGRF, encoded by the exons ATGCGCCCAACAACTAGCTCATTCTTCCTCACCTTCAGCCCCCAACTCTCTCAGGGACCTGTCCTCTCTGCCTCGCCCTCAGGTTCAGCCTCTCCCGCCTCGAGGCATGCTGGGAAGGGTGGTCCGGGTCATCCTTCCCACGCAGGCGCTCCCCGCTCCCCGCTGGACTTCAATTCCCAGGAATCCGCGCCTCAAAGTCCACCCCAGAAGCGGCTTATATCACCGGAAGTGACGCATGAAGCAGACAGGTGGAGGGAGCGGGTGAAAATGGCTGAGTATTTAGCTTCGATTTTCGGGACAGAAAAGGACAA GGTTAACTGCTCTTTTTACTTTAAGATTGGGGCTTGCAGGCACGGGGACCGGTGCTCCCGGCTCCACAATAAACCCACATTCAGTCAG ACCATCGTGCTGCTCAACCTGTACCGGAACCCTCAGAACACGGCCCAGACAGCGGATGGTTCCCACT GTCATGTCAGTGATGTCGAGGTGCAGGAACATTATGACAGTTTCTTTGAG GAGGTGTTCACGGAGCTGCAAGAGAAGTACGGGCAGATCGAGGAGATGAACGTCTGTGATAACTTGGGGGACCACCTAGTAGGGAACGTCTATGTCAAG TTCCGGAGGGAGGAAGATGCAGAGCGGGCGGTGACCGAGCTCAACAACCGTTGGTTCAATGGGCAAGCGGTGCAAGCCGAGCTCTCTCCTGTCACGGACTTCCGGGAGTCCTGCTGTCGGCAATATGAGATGGG TGAATGCACCCGGGGTGGTTTCTGCAACTTCATGCACCTTCGGCCAATCTCCCGGGACCTTCGCAGGCAGCTGTATGGCCGTGGCCCTAGAAGAAG GGCACCATCACCCACAAGGCCTGGAGGGGGACACCGCCCGCGAGAAAGGAACCGGAGACGATCTCCAGACCACCGCCATGGCCGCTTCTGA
- the PSENEN gene encoding gamma-secretase subunit PEN-2 — translation MRAEDELQAPEALAALGASALRKEEGEAAAFPGPSPGPRMNLERVSNEEKLNLCRKYYLGGFALLPFLWLVNVLWFFREAFLAPAYEEQGQIKGYVWRSALGLVFWLVVLTSWITVFQINRARWGALGDYLSFTIPLGIP, via the exons ATGCGTGCGGAGGATGAACTACAAGCCCCAGAAGCCCTGGCGGCACTAGGCGCAAGCGcattgagaaaggaggaaggcgAAGCGGCGG CCTTCCCCGGCCCTTCCCCGGGACCCAGGATGAACCTGGAGCGGGTGTCCAATGAGGAGAAGCTGAACCTCTGCCGGAAATACTACCTAG GCGGATttgccctccttccctttctctggcTGGTCAACGTTCTGTGGTTCTTCCGAGAGGCCTTCCTGGCCCCCGCCTACGAGGAGCAGGGACAGATCAAGGGCT ACGTCTGGCGGTCAGCACTGGGGCTAGTCTTTTGGCTCGTGGTGCTGACCTCCTGGATCACCGTCTTCCAGATCAACCGAGCCCGGTGGGGAGCCCTGGGCGACTATCTCTCCTTCACCATTCCTCTGGGGATACCCTGA
- the LIN37 gene encoding protein lin-37 homolog isoform X1, whose amino-acid sequence MFPVKVKVEKSELEMSKARNHLDAVLQCLLEKSDVDREQLDEEAGKTPSDAHSKDCSITSAGKRPSARFPHHRRKKRKEMEDGLAEGGQQRPNTYTIKLFDRSVDLAQFSENTPLYPICRAWMRNCPSVREPERSPSPAPPPRPEEEEGTEVSNGKSRDVYKLPPPTAPCPPGEAPSPRIPSPLRPEGQEASEDPPPETAPTMSSLIYRNMERWKRIRQRWKEASHRNQLRYSESMKILREMYERQ is encoded by the exons ATGTTCCCCGTGAAGGTGAAAGTGGAGAAGTCAG AGCTGGAGATGTCCAAAGCCAGGAACCACTTGGACGCAGTGTTGCAGTGTTTGCTGGAGAAGAGTGATGTGGACCG ggaaCAGCTGGACGAGGAGGCCGGGAAAACGCCCTCTGATGCTCACAGCAA GGACTGTTCTATCACATCGGCTGGCAAACG GCCATCGGCCAGGTTCCCCCATcacaggaggaagaagaggaaggagatggaggaCGGGCTTGCAGAGGGGGGACAGCAGAGACCCA ACACTTACACCATCAAGCTATTTGACCGAAGTGTGGACCTGGCTCAGTTCAGTGAGAACACACCGCTTTACCCCATCTGCCGGGCCTGGATGAGGAACTGTCCCTCTGTCCGGGAGCCAGAGCGTTCTCCAAGCCCCGCCCCACCTCCTCGACcagaggaggaagag GGGACCGAGGTCAGCAACGGGAAGAGCCGCGATGTATACAAGCTACCGCCCCCCACAGCCCCCTGCCCTCCTGGTGAAGCCCCCAGCCCCAGAATCCCCTCCCCACTTCGGCCAGAGGGCCAGGAGGCCTCTGAAGACCCA CCCCCTGAGACAGCCCCAACCATGTCCTCCCTTATCTACCGCAATATGGAACGTTGGAAACGCATCAGGCAAAG GTGGAAGGAGGCTTCCCATCGGAACCAGTTGCGTTATTCCGAGAGCATGAAGATTCTGCGTGAGATGTATGAGCGCCAGTGA
- the LIN37 gene encoding protein lin-37 homolog isoform X2, which yields MSKARNHLDAVLQCLLEKSDVDREQLDEEAGKTPSDAHSKDCSITSAGKRPSARFPHHRRKKRKEMEDGLAEGGQQRPNTYTIKLFDRSVDLAQFSENTPLYPICRAWMRNCPSVREPERSPSPAPPPRPEEEEGTEVSNGKSRDVYKLPPPTAPCPPGEAPSPRIPSPLRPEGQEASEDPPPETAPTMSSLIYRNMERWKRIRQRWKEASHRNQLRYSESMKILREMYERQ from the exons ATGTCCAAAGCCAGGAACCACTTGGACGCAGTGTTGCAGTGTTTGCTGGAGAAGAGTGATGTGGACCG ggaaCAGCTGGACGAGGAGGCCGGGAAAACGCCCTCTGATGCTCACAGCAA GGACTGTTCTATCACATCGGCTGGCAAACG GCCATCGGCCAGGTTCCCCCATcacaggaggaagaagaggaaggagatggaggaCGGGCTTGCAGAGGGGGGACAGCAGAGACCCA ACACTTACACCATCAAGCTATTTGACCGAAGTGTGGACCTGGCTCAGTTCAGTGAGAACACACCGCTTTACCCCATCTGCCGGGCCTGGATGAGGAACTGTCCCTCTGTCCGGGAGCCAGAGCGTTCTCCAAGCCCCGCCCCACCTCCTCGACcagaggaggaagag GGGACCGAGGTCAGCAACGGGAAGAGCCGCGATGTATACAAGCTACCGCCCCCCACAGCCCCCTGCCCTCCTGGTGAAGCCCCCAGCCCCAGAATCCCCTCCCCACTTCGGCCAGAGGGCCAGGAGGCCTCTGAAGACCCA CCCCCTGAGACAGCCCCAACCATGTCCTCCCTTATCTACCGCAATATGGAACGTTGGAAACGCATCAGGCAAAG GTGGAAGGAGGCTTCCCATCGGAACCAGTTGCGTTATTCCGAGAGCATGAAGATTCTGCGTGAGATGTATGAGCGCCAGTGA
- the HSPB6 gene encoding heat shock protein beta-6 — protein MEIPVPIQPSWLRRPAPLAFPGLPTATRLFDQRFGEGLLEAELAALCPQALAPYYLRAPSVALRADPGPGEVTLAKGDFSVLLDVKHFSPEEIHVKVVGEHVEVHARHEERPDEHGYISREFHRRYRLPEGVDPAAVTSALSPEGILSIQAPATTPGTQAAERSVPIAQGSGPGAK, from the exons ATGGAGATCCCTGTACCCATCCAGCCATCCTGGCTGCGCCGCCCGGCCCCCCTAGCATTCCCCGGCCTGCCCACCGCTACCAGGCTCTTTGACCAGCGCTTTGGGGAGGGTCTGCTGGAGGCTGAGCTAGCTGCCCTCTGTCCTCAGGCCCTGGCACCCTACTACCTTCGGGCACCTAGCGTGGCCCTTCGGGCTGATCCTGGCCCTGGAGAG GTGACTCTGGCCAAGGGGGACTTCTCAGTGTTACTGGATGTGAAGCATTTCTCCCCCGAGGAGATCCATGTCAAGGTGGTGGGGGAGCACGTGGAAGTACATGCCCGGCATGAGGAGCGCCCG GATGAGCATGGCTACATCTCTCGGGAGTTTCACCGTCGCTATCGCCTACCAGAGGGTGTGGACCCTGCAGCAGTGACCTCAGCCCTGTCCCCTGAGGGGATCCTGTCTATCCAGGCCCCAGCCACTACCCCTGGCACCCAGGCAGCTGAGCGCTCAGTGCCCATTGCCCAGGGGTCAGGGCCTGGGGCTAAGTAG
- the PROSER3 gene encoding LOW QUALITY PROTEIN: proline and serine-rich protein 3 (The sequence of the model RefSeq protein was modified relative to this genomic sequence to represent the inferred CDS: inserted 3 bases in 3 codons; substituted 1 base at 1 genomic stop codon) encodes MSGTRWGQLKKQRRAPPDSGSKPHCRAPNSLGLSFPTGKTGATNAELWTPFVVPAEGPWGEGSPKRKGCGRGTGEVNEEAPRGARMRRSLCQGLLRARAAWGKDESRTLRKGRTFAPRGNQTTPRLPHSKPAXNHCQSLPLFMVLERGVANRIAPVLPPKPRPHXEPPSWTKAASAQAHLGAAPRGGWKATGHLPFPRRCFRRXGRVXGGCCLATAGAGSEAGEGRRMVRGGGGESGGSSRADNSLAVFSFRGSSCKATPLKRRDYYHPSPERERGRGGGARSTVLSSSPPPQLRPLASPPAPTSPDFDESWPSTSLSSPSDPLEQQTAQLGDSVLAKYMARFRQAQPTSRQERQAAGPTTADFWWLQPPALGCSGPSADEAKGGGGGGLSLAIPIQTRPQGAGASRTEACMSGTHEGHISPLEASDTSALDLETLSLQDRAAQLLLRSEISSSSSNEVASIPVSSEGLPSLSPPFTSDLGADPHHRKPAPLTRIQVSVPSRAHPEDDILSQWRLRRKMELAQEVCANGPQAQSWLSSRALVTMTHSQLKPHQIYAPGPTVANQLNSLVPLSNPQPSPPVPLCGPQQVPPVPICGPQQVPPVPLCGPQQVPPVPLCGPQQVPPVPLYGPQQVPPVPLCGPQQVPPVPLYGPQQVPPAPLYGPQQNPAVLCPHELSSSVSLNIPQPNPPIPLSLPQPCPPNSPSTPHPSLAVPPCTPQPSPPAPCWASQPSPQPAVPNAFATCQSPFHLHSGSPESGCKSFQSGAFLPSSRGPSKLRSQDYKSRKARNQDTKSRIPRPGPLLRGALEHVVAARLFPGPSEDSPSPCEAPPSAEPPLPLSEPPPSRELLALASGLLEDAEDSDGTDFEEDGLLQVLRARRSELRMCLRKVDQRLSKPTDLENSGPHFQPAGPPGSPKPQD; translated from the exons ATGTCTGGCACCCGGTGGGGTCAGCTGAAGAAACAAAGGAGGGCGCCCCCGGACTCGGGGTCGAAGCCCCACTGCCGCGCAcccaactctctgggcctcagtttccccaccggTAAAACGGGAGCGACGAACGCCGAGCTCTGGACCCCATTTGTGGTCCCGGCTGAGGGGCCCTGGGGAGAGGGGTCACCCAAGAGGAAGGGCTGTGGCCGGGGGACGGGGGAGGTCAACGAGGAGGCCCCCCGGGGAGCGCGGATGCGGCGGTCTCTGTGCCAGGGGCTTCTCCGAGCACGCGCGGCCTGGGGCAAGGACGAGAGCCGTACCCTCCGAAAGGGCCGAACCTTCGCCCCGCGGGGGAATCAGACTACGCCCCGACTCCCCCACTCCAAGCCGG GCAACCATTGTCAATCATTACCCCTATTTATGGTCCTAGAAAGAGGAGTAGCCAATAGAATAGCACCTGTCCTCCCCCCGAAGCCCCGCCCCC GGGAACCTCCCTCATGGACGAAGGCGGCATCTGCGCAAGCGCACCTAGGCGCGGCACCTCGCGGCGGTTGGAAAGCGACGGGGCATCTCCCTTTCCCGCGCCGGTGCTTCCGGC AGGGGCGGGTTTGAGGGGGCTGTTGCTTAGCGACGGCCGGCGCCGGCTCCGAGgcgggagaagggagaagaatggTTCGAGGAGGTGGCGGCGAGAGCGGCGGCTCCAGCAGAGCGGACAACAG CCTGGCTGTGTTTTCCTTCCGGGGCAGCTCCTGCAAAGCCACGCCCCTGAAGAGGCGGGACTATTACCACCCGTCTCCGGAGCGAGAGCGAGGCCGAGGAGGCGGGGCTCGGAGCACG GTCCTGAGCTCATCACCACCACCTCAGCTCAGGCCCCTAGCTTCTCCTCCAGCTCCCACGTCCCCAGATTTTGATGAGTCATGGCCTTCCACaagcctctcctccccctctgatCCCCTTGAACAACAGACAGCCCAATTAGGAGACTCTGTGCTTGCCAA GTACATGGCTCGGTTCCGGCAGGCCCAGCCCACCAGCCGCCAGGAGCGTCAGGCAGCAGGCCCCACGACTGCTGACTTCTGGTGGCTGCAGCCCCCAGCCCTGGGCTGCTCTGGTCCCTCAGCAG ATGAAGCCAAAGGAGGAGGAGGCGGTGGCCTCAGCCTAGCCATCCCAATTCAGACCAGGCCACAGGGGGCAGGAGCGTCTAGGACAGAAGCCTGCATGTCAGGGACACATGAG GGCCACATTTCTCCACTGGAAGCCTCTGACACATCTGCATTGGACCTTGAGACCCTGAGTCTCCAGGATAGAGCAGCCCAGCTTCTCCTCCGAAG tGAGATTTCTTCTAGCAGCAGTAATGAAGTGGCCTCCATCCCAGTCAGCTCTGAGggtctcccctccctctccccacccttcaCCTCTGACCTTGGAGCAGACCCCCACCACAGGAAACCAG CTCCACTGACAAGGATCCAGGTCTCTGTGCCATCTAGGGCCCATCCAGAGGATGACATCCTCTCCCAGTGGCGTCTCCGGAGGAAGATGGAGCTGGCCCAGGAGGTGTGTGCAAATGGGCCCCAGGCACAGTCTTGGCTCTCCAGCAGGGCCCTG GTCACCATGACCCACAGTCAGCTGAAGCCTCACCAAATATATGCCCCAGGACCTACTGTTGCCAACCAGCTGAACTCTCTAGTCCCCCTCAGCAACCCCCAACCAAGCCCCCCAGTCCCCCTCTGTGGGCCCCAGCAGGTCCCCCCAGTCCCCATCTGTGGGCCTCAGCAGGTCCCCCCAGTCCCCCTCTGTGGGCCCCAGCAGGTCCCCCCAGTCCCCCTCTGTGGGCCCCAGCAGGTCCCCCCAGTCCCCCTCTATGGGCCCCAGCAGGTCCCCCCAGTCCCCCTCTGTGGGCCCCAGCAGGTCCCCCCAGTCCCCCTCTATGGGCCCCAGCAGGTCCCCCCAGCCCCCCTCTATGGGCCTCAGCAGAACCCTGCTGTCCTCTGTCCACATGAGCTAagttcctcagtttccctcaatATTCCCCAGCCAAACCCACCAATCCCTCTTAGTCTTCCTCAGCCATGCCCTCCAAACTCTCCCTCTACCCCCCACCCAAGTCTTGCAGTGCCTCCTTGTACCCCTCAGCCAAGCCCCCCTGCCCCTTGTTGGGCCTCCCAGCCAAGCCCCCAGCCAGCAGTTCCAAATGCCTTTGCTACCTGTCAGAGCCCTTTCCATCTCCACTCTGGCTCTCCAGAATCTGGTTGCAAAAGTTTCCAGTCTGGAGCCTTTCTCCCAAGTTCTAGGGGCCCCTCAAAACTTAGGAGTCAGGACTACAAGTCCAGAAAGGCCCGGAACCAAGACACCAAGAGCCGGATTCCCAGGCCAGGGCCACTGCTGAGAGGAGCTCTGGAGCATGTGGTGGCAGCTCGGCTCTTTCCCGGACCCTCAGAagactccccctccccctgtgAGGCCCCCCCTTCTGCTgagccccccctccccctctctgagccCCCACCGTCCAGGGAGCTGCTAGCTTTGGCTTCTGGGTTATTGGAAGATGCAGAAG ACTCAGATGGGACAGACTTTGAAGAGGATGGTCTGCTGCAAGTGCTTCGGGCCCGGCGTTCAGAGCTGCGAATGTGCTTGAG GAAGGTGGACCAGCGCCTGTCCAAGCCCACAGACCTCGAGAACTCGGGGCCCCATTTCCAGCCAGCGGGACCACCGGGCTCCCCTAAGCCGCAGGATTGA